One window of the Haloarcula halobia genome contains the following:
- a CDS encoding DUF6360 family protein, translated as MVDRIMKVNAYTTFDLLDGVIEGHGFEEEALAVLNVTAPRTDPDHVELQVELDNTDIEHVEPHADTVTLSAAQARELAAELETYAGKVEAAQSD; from the coding sequence ATGGTCGACCGCATCATGAAGGTCAACGCGTACACGACGTTCGACCTGCTCGACGGCGTAATCGAGGGTCACGGCTTCGAGGAGGAGGCACTCGCGGTGCTCAACGTCACCGCCCCACGGACGGACCCAGACCACGTCGAGCTCCAGGTGGAGCTGGACAACACCGACATCGAACACGTCGAACCCCACGCCGACACGGTGACGCTCTCGGCGGCCCAGGCCCGCGAACTCGCGGCGGAGCTCGAGACGTACGCCGGGAAGGTCGAGGCCGCCCAGTCCGACTGA
- a CDS encoding DUF7521 family protein has protein sequence MTPLVVVLKTVTLLLAGLVTYVAATAAVKTSTRPLRWLAVGFGTVTAGSLSAGIADQLLAVDTGTALVAESALTAVGFAILTYSLYVASRSSVAAGR, from the coding sequence ATCACGCCACTCGTCGTCGTACTCAAGACGGTAACGCTCCTGCTGGCCGGCCTGGTCACCTACGTCGCCGCCACCGCGGCGGTCAAGACGTCGACGCGGCCGTTGCGGTGGCTGGCCGTCGGATTCGGGACGGTCACCGCCGGGTCGCTGTCGGCGGGTATCGCGGACCAGCTGCTCGCCGTTGACACGGGGACGGCGCTGGTCGCCGAGAGTGCGCTCACGGCCGTCGGGTTCGCGATACTCACGTACTCGCTGTACGTGGCGAGCCGGTCGTCGGTAGCCGCCGGTCGATAG
- a CDS encoding winged helix-turn-helix domain-containing protein gives MSDDASIDRQAVFEALADPDCRAILTALDEPRPAKAVAADCDLPQTSTYRKLQQLSEAALVDERTAVRSDGHHETTYVRDCSGVFVAVDGDDPFAVDVVRDGESPDERLARLWSRISEEL, from the coding sequence GTGTCAGACGACGCGTCGATAGACCGACAAGCGGTGTTCGAAGCCCTCGCCGACCCGGACTGCCGGGCCATCCTCACGGCGCTGGACGAGCCCCGGCCAGCCAAAGCCGTCGCGGCGGACTGTGACCTGCCACAGACGAGCACGTACCGGAAGCTCCAGCAGCTGAGCGAGGCCGCACTCGTCGACGAGCGGACGGCGGTCCGGTCCGACGGCCACCACGAGACCACCTACGTTCGGGACTGTTCGGGGGTCTTCGTCGCCGTCGACGGCGACGACCCGTTCGCGGTCGACGTCGTCCGGGACGGCGAGTCGCCGGACGAACGGCTGGCGCGACTCTGGTCGCGCATCAGCGAGGAACTATGA
- a CDS encoding halocyanin domain-containing protein, translated as MRAPSTRRQFVACTALAGLGAAAGCLSTDGTASASDDGPDQTDSATPDPTTTPPSDLEAWLADATGYDGDRARYGPGDQSTVAVGEPFGDDYAFYPAVVEVAPMTRVRWEWTGHGGQHNVVALDGTFDSGRTNAQSGTSYDYIFDETGVYPYVSEPRRDEGMRGAVVVREPPTTGYPAVDEWLASVGNFDGTVTDRTDAETTTVTTGAEGNGGHFAFTPPVLKVEVGTTVRWEWTGHGGGHNVAFEDADIESDDILPEPGVHFEHTFESSGSYLYSCLPHKALGMRGAVVVE; from the coding sequence ATGCGAGCGCCCTCCACCCGCAGACAGTTCGTCGCTTGCACCGCCCTCGCCGGACTCGGCGCCGCCGCCGGTTGTCTCTCGACCGACGGGACGGCGTCTGCCTCGGACGATGGTCCGGACCAGACCGACTCGGCGACCCCCGACCCGACGACGACACCGCCCTCGGACCTCGAGGCCTGGCTGGCCGACGCCACCGGCTACGACGGCGACCGGGCGCGGTACGGCCCCGGGGACCAGTCGACGGTCGCCGTCGGCGAACCCTTCGGCGACGACTACGCCTTCTACCCCGCCGTCGTGGAAGTCGCCCCGATGACGCGAGTCCGCTGGGAGTGGACCGGCCACGGCGGCCAGCACAACGTCGTCGCGCTCGACGGGACCTTCGACAGCGGCCGGACGAACGCCCAGTCGGGCACCAGCTACGACTACATCTTCGACGAGACCGGCGTCTACCCCTACGTCTCCGAACCCCGCCGGGACGAGGGGATGCGAGGGGCAGTGGTCGTCCGCGAACCGCCGACGACGGGCTACCCGGCGGTCGACGAGTGGCTGGCGAGCGTCGGGAACTTCGACGGGACCGTCACCGACCGGACCGACGCCGAGACGACCACCGTGACCACCGGTGCCGAGGGCAACGGCGGCCACTTCGCGTTCACCCCACCGGTGCTGAAAGTCGAGGTCGGTACCACCGTCCGCTGGGAGTGGACCGGCCACGGCGGCGGCCACAACGTCGCCTTCGAGGACGCGGACATCGAATCCGACGACATCCTCCCGGAGCCGGGCGTCCACTTCGAGCACACCTTCGAGTCGTCGGGGTCGTACCTGTACTCCTGTCTCCCCCACAAGGCGCTGGGGATGCGCGGAGCCGTCGTCGTCGAGTAA
- a CDS encoding cold-shock protein, whose product MANGKVDFFNDTGGYGFISTEDADDDVFFHMEDVGGPDLEEGQDVDFDIEQAPKGPRATNVVRN is encoded by the coding sequence ATGGCAAACGGTAAGGTTGATTTCTTCAACGACACAGGCGGTTACGGTTTCATTTCGACTGAGGACGCGGACGATGACGTTTTCTTCCACATGGAGGACGTTGGCGGACCGGACCTCGAAGAAGGACAGGACGTCGATTTCGACATCGAACAGGCCCCCAAGGGCCCGCGCGCGACGAACGTCGTTCGCAACTAA